In the genome of Candoia aspera isolate rCanAsp1 chromosome 4, rCanAsp1.hap2, whole genome shotgun sequence, the window AGCTTTGCTGGTTCAGCTGCATCTGAACAACTGAGGAGACAACAAGTTGGCCTCCCTTTCCACAGCCCATTTAAGGCTCCTCCCTGATGATTTGTTCAAGGCCTCATAAAGGGACAAAGACTACGCTGGCTTCCTAGTGCATCCCACTTGATGCTTACCAAAAAGGCCTACATGGATAGGGTTAGATGTTGAGCACAAGAATGCTCTCGATGCAGACGTACCAGAATCATGACATCACCAATGGCAGCTGCCAAGACACAGCCAAACAACGTCCTCAAGAGATTTATTCCTCTATTATCACTACCACTAGGTTACAACCCAGTCCTGCATCCTGGGGCAGTGTGGCACCCCTTTCCACACTCTATAGTCACTTCACCAAGGAACAAGAAAATGaactaacttttttaaaaaaacaacccaattCATTAAAATCAAGCATGACTACTCAAAACTCAAGTTGCAAATCCATGCTATTTTACAGATCCCATCCCATTACAAAAACAGTAACTTTTGAGGACATTCCTTCTGTCCTCGGGGTCAATGGAAACAGCAATGTTCATTTTCCTGGAGGAAAGAAGGAATCCCGTTACCAGAGATTGATGAATGACATTCAGATATTCTGCTCTCTGGTTTTATTCCTTTATTGGATAATCTGACAACTATCTTTATGCAGTCTTGGGAGCCCGAGTCCTCTTCTTCTTCACCACCACTGGCTTCTGGCTGCGCAGAATTGCACTGGCCCGACGCAAGGCAGCCTGgatgagagggagaaaaagaagcgAATGAAGCCACCTGCAGATACATTTCTCTCTCCCCAAATCCAGATTTCCTaatgtttagatcagtgtttctcaaccatggcaactttaagaggcgtggacttcaactcccagagttcaagttgccaaggttgagaaacactggtttaaatgcATACCCTGTTTCTCATTCCTCGGTAAAAGCCCTGAATCAAGCTTTTAACCTCTTTTCAGGATCTTTAGCAATTCTGATTACTCTCTCATAACCTTACCTGAGATACAGGCAATCAAATGCCCATAACTAACAGGGTGCCCACATattctcaacattttaaaaagagcaaaaatcTTGCTGGGTTGCCAAAAATCATACAAGATTTGGAGCAAGTTTTTAAGGCATCTGGACTATGGAGCAATGGTGCCTAACCAGCTCAGATTGCTGAACCCTGGTCCAACTTACCAAAGGAAGTTTTTTTAATTTGCTCCACAATCCGAACATACAATATTGTAACCTCCTTAACCATCCTGCTCTTCACTCCAAAATGCCAGTGTTCGGGATTTAGGGTGCAAAGAGTAGCATTTCGCATTCCTTTCTAGCTGGACAGAGCAGTTTGCTTTATCATAAATGACCACTATGTGGTAATTGGATTAATGGAGGCTGTACCACTGTCAAGTGCCACCTTGCCGAGTGAGAAACGAGAAGGCTGTCTTACCATGCGCAGATCCTTGCGGTAATTATTCTTGCGAATAATGTGGCGGAGGCTGCTGAGAGTGGCCCGTGCATTCTTGTTGATGGTGATCTTTTCATAGGAAGTGGCTGGCTTTCTCTGGCCTGAGAAGTAGAGGGTGGATCATCAGTGAGGCATCATTTGCAGGTCCTGCCAGATACACTTGATATCTACAGTTAATGCTGCTTTTTAGATGGCACAGTGATGTTGTAGACTGAAATAACATCTTATTACAGGACAGGAAGAGTTTCAAAATATAAGGCCTGTTTACCCAGGCCTTTTaactattaaatttatttaattattattaatatttaattaataaataataaatattaaatgcattGTTTTGGAAACTTAAGATTTGTTTCAGTAACATTTTCGACATTTTAGTTGTATTTCCAAATGGCTCAGAATTACCATGAGCTGTAAaagagttccttctggttccaCAAGACTGATCTGAAGATAACGTCATCAGTGCTTTATAGGCAGACACAGGTAATTTACTGCCACTTCTGTTTTTGCACCTGCTACCTCCATCACTTTGCATTATCCATGGCTTAAAAATCACCAAATTATTTCTATCCTTTCCTGAGTTACCTTCTCTGTTCAGTAGGATTTTGCTTTAACCTGAGTACACCTACCTGCACGTTTCTTCAGGACTACAACAATACCCTTTCCATCAGCCGCTGGTTCCACCCCTACAGTCTTGCGATGTATCAGACCATTGTAACGGAAGGAGTTACGGGCCTTAAGGTTGTTGGGCTCCTTTGAAGCAAGAAGAAAACTTTTATTAGAATTCCTTGCAACTTACAGTTTCAGAACAGTTTTGGGAAACTAAAGGCACAACTTTTATTTGAAAAAGGAATGTGTGGAAGAAAGAAGGTTCAAAGTCCGGGACAGCTTAATAATAACACTTTAGtaacttttaaataaagaattagTAGCAAGGAGCACTGATGAGAAGGCTGCTGGTTGGGAGGTTAGGAGACGTGGCTCACCGTGCTGTAAGTTTGCTTGTTCCTTTTGATAAGGAAACTCGAGCAGTTGCGTACAATCATCCACTGCAGATGAGCAGACATGACGGAGAATTTCTGAGCATGGGAAGACCAAGCAAATATTCACATATCTGTTCTATacagttcatttcatttcaaaaccCCAGAGCTAAGTAATTTCTATTTAAAGTCTAAGAGTAGCCTTATTCCTTTCAGCGCCAATTACATGTTTAATGTCATTGCTGCTTTTATTCTACCTTTATGCTTGCTACTCGATATTATTCcggtatattttaattgtttcctaGGTCTTTCAAAGGAATGCgccccccttttagggggagatgggcggcgatagaaatgtgaacaaataaataaataaatgtaaaacaatgtactaaaacagctttccccaatctcCAGTTGTGCTAGATTCCTGATTCCCATATATTGTCCATGCTAGGTGAGAACTACAGAATTTGAGTATCTGGggaagcttatttttaaaatgaagaatccAACCGAAACATAGTGACCGACAAGCTTTTTGTCTAAAGGGCACCCTCTGCCAACAAGTGCTAGTAGGAGAATGTTATTTCTTTAGCTTTTACTCCCCTGCACATAGCAGCAAAGCTCACAACTAGTGgcataaatgaaaacaaatactTAAGGGCAACTCTTTCTCCCATCATCTTTCTTCTGCCAAAGGAGTCATGAAATTAAAccagtgtttgtttttaaaaagcagaataaaagctTCTTTACAAACGATGAGGCAGACCACCAGGTATCAGCTTGCCTAATGTGTACTGATCATTAGCCAATGATAAGATATTTCGCCTCGTCTACATGTGAAAAAGCCACCTGTATTATGAAATTCGTGAAAGCATCTTTTAAACAGGAGGAGAGGGAACACTCCCCATCCTCCAGCGTTGAGAGAGACAAGGTTCAATGCAAGGCacaatcctttaaaaataaatccattgGGACTCAGTGAATCCGTTTTTAACAAGTTTAGGTCTTGCTGTAAACACCCAGCATGTCAACCACGTGACAGCCTGATATTCCGAGCTTGAATAAAATGCGATTAAGGGGGACACATGCATTTTTGTTCCGAGCATCTGCATTCACAACACACAGGGAGGGCGGATTAATATTTCCGACCATGTGGCGCCTCCTTTCTATCGATCCCCCAGAAGTCTCAGTCCCTTTCCCCCATTTCAACCCGTATCTTCTTCCCCCACCATAGCGTCTCCCCCTTAGAGAAGCACGCGGCCTAGAGCTCACCCTCTCGTCGCTACCGCGGCCGGAAACGGAAAAGGAGGGGCTGAGCCGGTG includes:
- the RPL28 gene encoding large ribosomal subunit protein eL28, which encodes MSAHLQWMIVRNCSSFLIKRNKQTYSTEPNNLKARNSFRYNGLIHRKTVGVEPAADGKGIVVVLKKRAGQRKPATSYEKITINKNARATLSSLRHIIRKNNYRKDLRMAALRRASAILRSQKPVVVKKKRTRAPKTA